In Methanoregula sp., a single window of DNA contains:
- a CDS encoding ATP-binding protein, whose product MDILPVLVFFCLVSAAITYGLGVYVYAKNPKSMANRLFLAAMLMATYWAAGEYLIWTAQGYNGVWFWLKASSFWTLTIAFTLHFVLALTEHPLAKKENLRYLVIFLYLPALAITFIELVTESIFTVVYQPELGFVYVPVRESLAYQAESVFIILVMVFALYVGLSSWHKRGPGIIRQQNGFISIGIVVVMLFGSLSGVFLPAFGIYLPNLVFIGIVCFSVIISYSILRHGLFTITPESAAMNIIHTMPDGLILTDLDGRIIVSNSSAAEILEKQEKDLPGESLDILLPLSACQNLRATIREQGMVSDLEAELDCGECKVVSIAGSLVKDPDGEPAGFVLILRDITSRKASEQALSRANEKISLLSQLTRHDISNLITALNGYLTLLKEGETDPVSLPHLTASLEIVENISSHLRFSSQYEDIGIHKPVWQALGPMIIRAVNNLARERVEITSRVESIDIYADPLTEKVIYNLLENALRHGGPPTLIQIYSQGRINGELGVVFEDNGVGIADEEKELIFKRGYGKNTGLGLTLSREILAVTGIRIVETGVAGRGARFEIHIPSDAWRYH is encoded by the coding sequence ATGGATATTCTCCCCGTCCTTGTATTCTTCTGCCTTGTATCTGCTGCCATTACGTACGGTCTTGGGGTATATGTCTATGCAAAAAATCCCAAATCGATGGCAAACCGCCTCTTTCTTGCAGCCATGCTCATGGCCACGTACTGGGCAGCGGGGGAGTATCTCATCTGGACTGCCCAAGGATATAACGGGGTCTGGTTCTGGCTTAAAGCAAGTTCATTCTGGACACTCACTATCGCATTCACCCTGCATTTCGTTCTCGCATTAACCGAACACCCGCTTGCAAAAAAGGAGAACCTCAGGTACCTGGTGATTTTTCTCTACCTGCCTGCACTTGCGATAACCTTTATCGAACTGGTCACAGAATCAATCTTCACAGTGGTTTACCAGCCGGAACTCGGGTTCGTCTATGTGCCCGTCCGGGAAAGTCTGGCGTACCAGGCCGAATCGGTCTTTATAATTCTGGTGATGGTCTTTGCCCTGTATGTCGGCCTTTCCTCATGGCATAAACGGGGGCCGGGAATTATCCGGCAACAGAACGGTTTTATCAGCATTGGTATCGTTGTTGTCATGCTGTTTGGATCCCTTTCCGGGGTTTTTCTCCCGGCATTCGGGATATATCTCCCGAACCTGGTTTTTATAGGCATCGTCTGCTTCTCCGTAATTATTTCCTATTCCATTCTCAGACACGGGCTCTTCACCATTACCCCGGAATCCGCTGCTATGAACATCATCCACACGATGCCCGATGGACTGATCCTTACTGATTTGGATGGCCGCATTATCGTAAGTAATTCGTCAGCAGCAGAAATTCTTGAGAAACAAGAAAAAGATCTTCCCGGAGAGTCTCTCGATATTCTCCTTCCCCTTTCAGCGTGCCAGAATTTACGGGCTACAATCCGGGAGCAAGGAATGGTATCAGATCTCGAGGCAGAACTGGATTGTGGCGAATGCAAAGTGGTCAGCATTGCCGGCTCACTGGTAAAAGACCCGGATGGCGAACCGGCAGGATTTGTCCTGATCCTGCGGGATATCACCAGCCGGAAAGCATCAGAACAGGCCCTCAGTCGGGCCAATGAAAAGATCTCCTTGTTAAGTCAGCTGACCCGTCATGATATCAGCAACCTTATCACAGCCCTTAACGGGTACCTGACACTGCTTAAAGAAGGGGAAACTGATCCCGTCTCTCTTCCCCACCTCACAGCAAGCCTCGAGATAGTTGAGAATATCTCCAGTCATCTTCGGTTTTCCAGCCAGTACGAAGATATAGGCATACACAAACCGGTCTGGCAGGCACTCGGGCCGATGATCATCCGGGCTGTCAACAACCTCGCCCGCGAAAGAGTGGAGATAACTTCCCGTGTTGAATCGATCGATATCTATGCCGATCCTCTCACGGAAAAAGTAATCTACAACCTGCTGGAAAATGCGCTGAGGCATGGCGGACCACCCACGCTGATCCAGATATACAGCCAAGGACGGATAAATGGGGAACTGGGGGTAGTATTCGAGGATAATGGTGTAGGTATTGCTGATGAAGAAAAGGAACTGATCTTCAAACGCGGGTACGGGAAAAATACCGGGCTGGGCCTCACACTCTCCCGGGAGATACTTGCCGTGACCGGCATTCGCATCGTTGAGACCGGGGTAGCAGGCAGGGGAGCCCGGTTTGAGATCCATATTCCCTCCGATGCATGGAGATATCACTGA
- a CDS encoding ABC transporter ATP-binding protein has product MTKQIGGLTAVNKVSLEIGDGQIVGLVGPNGAGKTTLLNIISGILPPTGGTVTFCGEDITGMKPDRICRKGIAKTFQIAESFPDLTAKECVMIGVLFGNDTAPSMKEAQSQALSILADVNFPPEKAETLNRNLNVVELKRLQLARALASRPKLLLLDELTTGLNPKESNEAVELIRKIRDRGTSILIIEHVMSVIMGVSDRIVVLDHGEKIADGRPYEVVNNQQVIDIYLGDFNAF; this is encoded by the coding sequence GTGACCAAACAGATCGGCGGCCTTACCGCGGTGAACAAGGTAAGCCTGGAGATCGGAGACGGCCAGATCGTCGGTCTTGTGGGTCCGAACGGTGCAGGGAAGACCACGCTTTTGAATATTATCTCCGGCATCCTTCCCCCAACCGGCGGGACGGTCACATTCTGTGGCGAGGACATTACTGGTATGAAACCGGACCGGATCTGCCGGAAGGGGATCGCAAAGACGTTCCAGATCGCCGAATCCTTCCCCGACCTGACCGCCAAGGAGTGCGTGATGATTGGCGTCCTTTTCGGGAACGACACAGCGCCATCAATGAAAGAGGCACAGTCACAGGCACTTTCGATACTGGCAGACGTCAACTTCCCCCCAGAGAAGGCTGAAACCCTCAACCGGAACCTCAATGTCGTCGAGCTCAAGCGCCTGCAGCTCGCCCGGGCGCTCGCATCACGCCCAAAACTCCTCCTGCTCGACGAACTCACCACGGGTCTCAACCCGAAGGAGAGCAATGAGGCCGTGGAGCTGATCCGGAAGATCCGGGACCGGGGAACCTCCATCCTCATCATCGAGCATGTCATGAGCGTCATCATGGGGGTTTCAGATCGCATCGTCGTGCTCGATCACGGTGAGAAGATTGCCGATGGCCGGCCGTACGAAGTCGTGAACAACCAGCAGGTTATCGATATCTATCTCGGTGACTTCAACGCTTTTTAA
- a CDS encoding ABC transporter ATP-binding protein: protein MLDVTGLNVFHGNLQVVWDLSLRVGKGELVTLIGPNGAGKTTTVETIIGLNRNASGSIVFEGESILGQHPYALYKKGLALVPEKREIFPKMPVVENLLLGGIGTDETEKTLAHIYQLFPILLEREHQMAGTLSGGEQQMLAIGRALMSKPRLLILDEPSTGLSPLLVGQVFRSLEQLGREGMTILLLEQNVRHALNMCNRGYVLENGRIIKEGKAKELKRDPHIQRAYLGF, encoded by the coding sequence ATGCTCGATGTGACCGGTCTCAATGTCTTTCACGGGAACCTGCAGGTTGTCTGGGACCTGAGTTTACGGGTTGGAAAAGGCGAACTCGTAACCCTGATCGGACCGAACGGCGCCGGAAAGACGACGACGGTTGAGACCATCATCGGACTCAACCGGAACGCATCGGGTTCGATCGTTTTCGAAGGAGAGAGTATTCTCGGTCAGCACCCCTATGCTCTCTATAAGAAAGGGCTCGCGCTGGTCCCGGAGAAACGCGAGATCTTCCCGAAGATGCCGGTCGTCGAGAATCTCCTCCTCGGCGGGATTGGCACGGATGAAACCGAGAAGACTCTTGCGCATATCTACCAGCTTTTCCCGATCCTTCTGGAGCGTGAACACCAGATGGCCGGGACCCTGAGCGGCGGCGAGCAGCAGATGCTTGCAATAGGCCGGGCCCTTATGTCGAAGCCCCGTCTCCTCATTCTCGATGAACCCTCAACCGGACTCTCCCCTCTTCTTGTTGGTCAGGTTTTCAGATCCCTCGAGCAGCTTGGCAGGGAAGGAATGACGATTCTTTTACTTGAGCAGAACGTCCGGCATGCGCTCAATATGTGCAACCGTGGGTACGTCCTTGAGAACGGCAGGATTATCAAAGAGGGGAAGGCAAAGGAGCTCAAGCGCGACCCGCATATCCAGAGGGCATATCTCGGATTTTAA
- a CDS encoding branched-chain amino acid ABC transporter permease has protein sequence MNFKRDDLTKYGLVAILVIAAAVPVLSDSMFLINLLVLMLISIIFASAWNLLAFSGQGSLGHAAFFGIGAYASTMIAVQSGISPFITIFLGAAVAAFIGVLIGLTCVRLKEWFLAMVTFGFAIIVQTLTVSVLAPITGGWDGIASPRLLSPSIPGYQLIEYYAVLIITIASLVAIWYIMKSRIGLAFLAIRENEVEARSAGVDPVRYRLFAFAISAYLAGVAGAIQIHHIGYLTPELYGVDNSFWPITFVILGGLGTLAGPVIGTIVLTVIWEGLKATGLTFGRYVIVGFILILTIIFLPKGLVNLPERIQVWWKGRGRNETGAKPQRE, from the coding sequence GTGAACTTCAAACGGGATGACCTGACAAAATACGGGCTCGTTGCAATACTCGTAATCGCGGCTGCCGTGCCGGTTCTCTCGGACAGTATGTTCCTCATAAACCTGCTCGTCCTTATGCTCATCTCCATCATCTTTGCATCGGCGTGGAACCTGCTCGCGTTCTCGGGGCAGGGCTCACTCGGCCACGCCGCATTCTTTGGTATAGGGGCCTACGCCTCGACCATGATTGCGGTACAGAGCGGCATCTCCCCGTTCATCACTATCTTTCTCGGGGCCGCGGTTGCCGCATTTATCGGCGTGCTTATCGGGCTCACCTGCGTCCGGCTCAAGGAGTGGTTCCTTGCGATGGTCACCTTCGGGTTTGCCATCATCGTCCAGACACTGACAGTCAGTGTGCTCGCGCCCATTACCGGCGGTTGGGACGGGATCGCATCGCCCCGTCTCCTGAGCCCTTCTATCCCCGGCTACCAGCTTATCGAATACTACGCGGTCCTCATCATCACGATCGCTTCCCTGGTCGCAATCTGGTATATCATGAAATCCCGGATCGGCCTCGCGTTCCTCGCGATACGGGAGAACGAGGTAGAAGCCCGCTCTGCCGGTGTCGATCCCGTCCGTTACCGGCTCTTTGCGTTTGCCATAAGCGCGTATCTCGCCGGCGTTGCCGGGGCGATACAGATCCATCATATCGGTTATCTGACCCCGGAACTGTATGGTGTCGACAACTCATTCTGGCCAATTACCTTTGTAATCCTAGGCGGTCTTGGCACTCTTGCAGGACCGGTCATCGGCACGATCGTGCTCACGGTCATCTGGGAGGGGCTTAAGGCAACAGGGCTGACGTTCGGAAGGTACGTCATCGTCGGGTTCATCCTTATCCTGACGATCATCTTCCTGCCCAAGGGGCTTGTGAACCTGCCGGAACGGATACAGGTATGGTGGAAGGGACGCGGAAGGAATGAGACCGGTGCGAAGCCGCAACGGGAATAA
- a CDS encoding cation diffusion facilitator family transporter, with protein sequence MNATPLDKQSLDQLKEKTARLSVLSNTCLVLMKFVVGFAIGSVSIISEAIHSAMDLIAAVIAFFSVRKSAEPPDAAHSFGHGKFEDISGLIEALLIFVAAILIIREALSKLLGEPSEHFTPELLIYGIAVMGISALVNWYVSQRLMKVAKQSESIALESDAWHLRTDVYTSAGVMVGLVLIKLTGIAIFDPLFALGVAVVIMKAAYDLTVRSFSDLIDHSLPKEDNKRIEEIICEHASDYAGFHDLKTRRSGPEIFIEFHLVIPGEVTVYQSHDLADHLESDLKIEYSRANITIHIEPCNEGCTRCGSFCTFYNKNKACEKRVPE encoded by the coding sequence ATGAATGCGACTCCTCTGGACAAACAATCGCTTGACCAGCTTAAAGAAAAGACTGCCCGGCTGTCTGTCCTGTCCAACACCTGTCTGGTACTCATGAAATTTGTTGTCGGGTTCGCAATCGGTTCGGTCAGCATTATTTCAGAAGCTATCCATTCCGCTATGGATCTGATAGCTGCAGTGATCGCATTTTTCTCGGTGCGGAAATCTGCAGAGCCTCCGGATGCAGCACATTCGTTCGGGCATGGAAAGTTCGAGGATATATCGGGGCTTATTGAAGCCCTCCTCATCTTTGTTGCGGCGATCCTGATCATCAGGGAAGCCTTATCAAAACTTCTGGGTGAACCCTCCGAGCACTTCACCCCGGAACTGCTCATCTATGGTATTGCTGTCATGGGTATCTCGGCACTGGTCAACTGGTATGTCTCCCAACGGCTTATGAAAGTGGCAAAACAATCCGAGTCCATTGCGCTTGAAAGTGATGCGTGGCACCTGCGGACGGATGTGTATACTTCAGCGGGTGTGATGGTCGGACTCGTCCTGATCAAGCTGACCGGCATTGCCATCTTCGACCCGCTCTTTGCGCTTGGTGTCGCCGTTGTGATCATGAAGGCAGCCTATGATCTCACGGTCCGCTCATTCTCTGATCTGATCGATCACAGCCTGCCAAAAGAAGATAACAAGCGCATCGAAGAGATCATCTGCGAGCATGCAAGCGATTATGCCGGATTCCATGATTTAAAGACTCGGCGTTCGGGCCCGGAAATATTTATTGAGTTTCATCTTGTCATACCCGGGGAGGTGACGGTCTACCAGTCCCATGATCTTGCGGATCATCTGGAATCTGATCTTAAGATCGAGTATTCCCGGGCGAATATTACGATCCATATAGAACCGTGCAATGAAGGGTGCACCCGGTGTGGTTCGTTCTGTACTTTTTATAATAAAAATAAGGCATGCGAAAAACGCGTTCCTGAATAA
- a CDS encoding ABC transporter substrate-binding protein has product MKYPVLFIVALLVLATLFAGCTQQAATQQQTTSASQGTIKIGVIVSLTGPASNVGNNMWQSAQVAADKINADGGVTLKDGSKAQIKLIVGDDESTQQGGQKAATKLITDDKVDILVGGYSSAVTSAYEQTIAEYKVPYIVTGASSPIITHRTDIDTSYVFHHCPTTDTYGQYTTSFIDQVIRSAIAKKSGFSADRPLRLALIYQDTAFGKGVQTAVNNTITKGKLNIQLVSQQSFKMGESDFRTQLTAIKAANPDAVYIAAFPNEGAPIITQARRDIGLNTIFLNVENNDNAQFYKDLGQYGEGAIIESRFSPYTAPAGAVADAQNAFKQAYFTKFGTYPDMMGASTYEGVFIAAKAIGNAGTTDKATVRQALVNLKMPQVIEAMKDQTISFSPDFRESTFDLWMEQLSFNQTLGETRPAIVWPDNLKTTAFALPSWYTAGSA; this is encoded by the coding sequence ATGAAATACCCGGTTCTCTTTATCGTGGCCCTGCTTGTCTTGGCCACATTATTCGCAGGCTGTACTCAGCAGGCAGCAACGCAGCAACAGACAACGTCGGCTTCTCAGGGTACCATCAAGATAGGAGTCATCGTATCACTGACCGGCCCTGCAAGCAATGTCGGCAACAACATGTGGCAGTCGGCACAGGTCGCCGCTGACAAGATCAATGCCGATGGCGGCGTGACCTTAAAAGACGGGTCAAAGGCCCAGATCAAGCTGATCGTTGGAGATGACGAGTCAACTCAGCAGGGTGGCCAGAAAGCGGCAACCAAGCTGATCACCGATGACAAGGTGGATATCCTTGTTGGCGGGTACTCGAGTGCAGTAACTTCCGCATATGAACAGACTATCGCGGAGTACAAGGTGCCGTACATTGTTACCGGTGCATCGAGCCCCATCATCACCCACCGCACCGATATTGATACCAGTTATGTCTTCCATCACTGCCCGACAACCGACACATACGGCCAGTATACTACGAGCTTCATCGACCAGGTCATCCGGTCGGCCATTGCAAAGAAGTCGGGGTTTTCCGCTGACCGCCCGCTCCGGCTCGCGCTGATATACCAGGATACCGCGTTTGGCAAAGGTGTGCAGACTGCAGTAAACAATACCATCACGAAAGGGAAGCTCAATATCCAGCTCGTCTCCCAGCAGAGTTTCAAGATGGGCGAGAGCGACTTCAGGACGCAGCTGACCGCGATCAAGGCAGCAAACCCCGATGCGGTCTACATCGCGGCATTCCCGAACGAAGGTGCCCCGATCATCACCCAGGCGCGGCGGGACATTGGTCTGAACACGATCTTCCTCAACGTTGAGAACAATGACAACGCCCAGTTCTACAAGGATCTCGGGCAGTACGGCGAGGGAGCCATCATCGAGAGCAGGTTCTCGCCTTACACTGCACCGGCCGGTGCTGTCGCGGATGCCCAGAACGCCTTTAAGCAGGCATACTTCACCAAGTTCGGTACCTACCCGGACATGATGGGCGCCTCCACCTATGAGGGAGTGTTCATCGCTGCAAAGGCAATCGGCAACGCGGGAACCACCGACAAGGCAACCGTCAGGCAGGCACTCGTCAATCTGAAGATGCCCCAGGTCATCGAAGCAATGAAGGACCAGACCATCTCATTCTCACCGGACTTCCGTGAGTCGACCTTCGACCTCTGGATGGAACAGCTATCGTTCAACCAGACCCTCGGTGAGACGCGACCCGCGATAGTCTGGCCAGACAACTTAAAGACAACGGCCTTTGCACTGCCTTCCTGGTACACGGCCGGCAGCGCATAA
- the mch gene encoding methenyltetrahydromethanopterin cyclohydrolase: MLSVNELALEIFDNLADLAEEFNACYHELDNGARIVDCGVSVRGGYAAGRAFTEICMGGLGEVNFRMGHIKEFPMPFVDVTTDFPSISCLGSQKAGWTVKVGNYFAMGSGPARALSLKPKHTFEVIEYEDDYDCAVMCLESDHLPNAEVMEKIAEECHVDVANVCAVVAPTSCLVGSIQVSGRCVETAVYKLNELGFDTRKIIAAMGTAPVPPVRGAKLAMGVTNDATIYHGRINLTMNAPEIKDYLAKIPSSSSKGYGKPFNDIFKEAGYDFYKIDTSLFSPAEVIINELSTGSVYHVGAVNPEVTLKSFGLQ; this comes from the coding sequence ATGCTGAGTGTTAACGAACTGGCACTGGAGATTTTTGATAATCTGGCCGATCTGGCTGAAGAATTCAACGCCTGCTATCATGAACTTGATAACGGGGCACGCATTGTTGACTGTGGTGTAAGTGTACGCGGCGGCTATGCAGCCGGCAGGGCTTTTACCGAGATCTGCATGGGCGGTCTTGGCGAGGTGAACTTCCGCATGGGACACATCAAGGAGTTCCCGATGCCCTTTGTCGATGTCACCACGGACTTCCCGTCGATCTCCTGCCTTGGTTCACAGAAGGCCGGCTGGACCGTCAAAGTGGGCAACTACTTTGCGATGGGCAGCGGCCCGGCCCGGGCGCTCTCCTTAAAGCCGAAGCACACCTTTGAAGTCATTGAATACGAAGATGACTACGATTGTGCCGTGATGTGCCTTGAGAGCGACCACCTTCCCAATGCAGAAGTCATGGAAAAGATCGCGGAAGAGTGCCACGTCGATGTGGCCAATGTCTGTGCGGTTGTTGCACCCACGTCCTGCCTGGTCGGCTCGATCCAGGTCTCCGGCCGGTGCGTCGAGACCGCGGTATACAAACTCAACGAGCTCGGGTTTGATACCCGGAAGATCATTGCCGCAATGGGAACTGCACCGGTTCCCCCGGTGCGGGGAGCCAAACTTGCGATGGGGGTCACCAATGATGCCACGATCTACCACGGCAGGATCAACCTCACGATGAATGCGCCCGAGATCAAGGACTACCTCGCAAAGATCCCGAGCAGCAGTTCCAAGGGATACGGTAAACCGTTCAACGACATCTTCAAGGAAGCAGGGTATGATTTCTACAAGATCGATACCTCGCTCTTCTCACCCGCAGAAGTCATCATCAACGAGCTCTCAACGGGCTCTGTCTACCATGTCGGTGCTGTGAACCCCGAAGTGACGCTGAAGTCATTCGGGCTCCAGTAA
- a CDS encoding ORC1-type DNA replication protein: MKKNLLMWDETLFRDPEVLEIDYVPEQFEFRDAQMRELAFQIRPALRGGRPLNTVCKGLPGTGKTTSVRKLFAEIEETTKKLVPVYINCQIDNTKFAIISQIYKKLAGHLPPSSGTSFKQVFDAVARILVKDEIVLLVALDDANYLLYENEINKVLYTLLRSHEAYEGTRIGVIVIISDMDVDLSRAVDARVASVFLPTEIYFEPYGDAEVQEIMKARVMQGLFTSVLSDDLLSLVVEKTLACGDLRVGIDLLKRATLSAERAARRSIEREDICGAYEISKYLHLSYTVKTLKDEERQILKSFAERSLKESDMNAGEVYKSLKESLSIGYTRFYEIVKKMDALRLINLQYRDGKGRTRIITLRYEPVKVLEYLS, from the coding sequence ATGAAAAAGAACCTGCTGATGTGGGATGAAACACTCTTCCGCGACCCGGAGGTGCTGGAGATTGATTATGTTCCCGAGCAGTTCGAGTTCCGCGATGCCCAGATGCGCGAACTCGCGTTCCAGATCCGTCCCGCCCTCAGGGGGGGACGCCCGTTAAACACGGTCTGCAAAGGGTTGCCGGGCACGGGAAAGACAACAAGCGTCCGGAAGCTCTTTGCCGAGATCGAAGAGACAACAAAAAAACTCGTACCGGTTTATATCAACTGCCAGATCGACAACACCAAGTTTGCCATCATCTCGCAGATCTACAAAAAACTCGCCGGCCATCTACCCCCCTCTTCCGGCACATCGTTCAAACAGGTGTTTGACGCGGTTGCCCGGATACTGGTCAAAGACGAGATTGTGCTGCTCGTAGCGCTCGACGATGCGAATTATCTCCTCTACGAAAACGAGATCAACAAGGTGCTCTACACCCTCCTCCGCTCCCACGAGGCCTATGAAGGCACCCGTATCGGCGTGATCGTGATCATCAGTGATATGGATGTCGACCTGTCACGGGCAGTAGATGCCCGGGTTGCCTCGGTCTTCCTGCCAACTGAGATTTATTTTGAACCTTACGGGGATGCCGAAGTGCAGGAGATCATGAAAGCGAGAGTGATGCAGGGACTGTTCACCAGTGTGCTCAGCGATGACCTGCTCAGCCTGGTTGTCGAAAAGACCCTTGCCTGCGGGGATCTCCGGGTGGGTATTGATCTCCTGAAGCGGGCAACGCTCAGTGCCGAGCGTGCTGCCCGGCGCAGTATCGAACGCGAGGATATCTGCGGTGCATACGAGATATCGAAGTACCTGCACCTCTCCTACACGGTAAAGACCTTAAAAGACGAGGAGCGACAGATTCTCAAATCCTTTGCAGAGAGGAGCCTTAAGGAATCCGATATGAACGCAGGCGAGGTTTACAAATCCCTCAAGGAATCGCTCTCGATTGGTTACACCCGGTTCTATGAGATCGTGAAAAAGATGGATGCGCTGCGTCTGATCAACCTCCAGTACCGCGACGGAAAAGGCAGGACCCGGATTATTACTCTCCGTTACGAGCCGGTAAAGGTTCTTGAATACCTTTCATAA
- a CDS encoding branched-chain amino acid ABC transporter permease, whose amino-acid sequence MDNLGIFLQIMFWGLYAGCIYILLATGLNLIFGVMKIVNFAHGEFLMIGAYITATIFFLTGINPYVIILLSMLALIGIGAIVERLCFRPILGTGKLNEIFLSIGLIYIFQNGAAMIWGDAWQSVRSPYDGITVPVGSLSVPLDYIIIVAFTAAILFALYFFLKKTTTGMEMRATSQNRKGAMLVGINVERIDIISFGLGCALAAAAGTLWVVSGQVFNPYMGSIPAVKAFAIIILGGLGSIPGAIIGGLLMGIAENSAAYLLGGIWKDAVSFIILIVVLVVRPTGLFGEKGE is encoded by the coding sequence ATGGACAACCTTGGTATTTTTCTGCAGATCATGTTCTGGGGGCTGTATGCCGGCTGTATCTATATCCTGCTCGCCACCGGCCTGAACCTCATCTTCGGGGTCATGAAGATCGTCAACTTTGCACACGGGGAGTTCCTGATGATCGGTGCGTACATCACCGCGACGATCTTTTTCCTGACCGGAATTAATCCCTATGTAATTATCCTTCTGTCCATGCTCGCGCTCATTGGCATCGGGGCAATTGTCGAACGGCTCTGTTTCCGGCCCATTCTTGGCACAGGCAAACTCAACGAGATCTTCCTCTCCATCGGGCTTATCTATATCTTCCAGAACGGTGCCGCAATGATCTGGGGCGACGCCTGGCAGAGCGTCAGGAGCCCCTATGACGGCATCACGGTCCCTGTTGGTTCGCTCAGCGTCCCGCTCGATTACATTATCATCGTGGCTTTCACAGCTGCGATCCTGTTTGCCCTCTACTTCTTCCTCAAAAAGACGACGACCGGCATGGAAATGCGGGCAACGAGCCAGAACCGGAAAGGTGCGATGCTCGTCGGGATCAATGTCGAGCGGATCGACATCATCAGCTTTGGCCTCGGATGCGCACTTGCGGCTGCAGCAGGGACGCTTTGGGTAGTAAGCGGGCAGGTCTTCAACCCATACATGGGATCGATACCTGCGGTGAAGGCCTTTGCCATCATCATCCTTGGCGGGCTCGGCAGCATCCCGGGCGCAATTATCGGAGGGCTCCTGATGGGTATCGCCGAGAACAGCGCAGCATACCTTCTCGGGGGGATATGGAAGGACGCAGTCTCGTTCATTATCCTGATCGTTGTGCTCGTTGTAAGGCCGACCGGGTTGTTCGGGGAGAAAGGGGAGTGA